The proteins below come from a single Candidatus Coatesbacteria bacterium genomic window:
- a CDS encoding response regulator, which yields MERVILKGTHSGLSLPDIFELLRFKRETICCSIKSNELEVNFYLRSGRVIWADSPGQIEPIGAYLVRIGAITNSLLMNELAQMRQRANGRVIGEVLIRKGIVTAEHVEQAFRLRTVELAKDLFGRHRGSRRHINGELADDMDILVYYIDDEELPRSFAEPMSVDNLLLEVARITDEEQSLLELIGSLDIPLMIQQQELADDIEFSQVEWDCLKLINNRRTVNNLLSLSHHSRLEVLKAVAVFFNLGIVKRGEAGERKSRILVVDDSITSRHLVSYVLSEAGFDILEAADGEIAIEKAVAEPPDLVVLDVMLPGRNGYEVCSQLKKDARTTDVPVILLTSLTGFTDKLRGRLVRADVYLEKPFKEEELTRIARKLVERKLQRTG from the coding sequence ATGGAACGCGTAATCCTGAAAGGCACCCACTCCGGGCTGTCCCTGCCCGACATCTTCGAGCTGCTGCGCTTCAAGCGCGAAACCATCTGCTGCAGCATCAAGAGCAACGAGCTGGAGGTCAATTTCTACCTGCGCTCGGGCCGGGTCATCTGGGCCGATTCCCCGGGCCAGATCGAGCCCATCGGCGCCTACCTGGTGCGCATCGGCGCCATCACCAACAGCCTGCTGATGAACGAGCTGGCCCAAATGCGCCAGCGGGCCAACGGCCGGGTCATCGGCGAGGTGCTGATAAGAAAGGGCATCGTCACCGCCGAGCACGTCGAACAGGCCTTCCGCCTGCGCACCGTCGAGCTGGCCAAGGACCTCTTCGGCCGGCATCGCGGCAGCCGCCGCCACATCAACGGCGAGCTGGCCGACGACATGGACATCCTGGTCTATTATATCGACGACGAAGAGCTGCCCCGCAGCTTCGCCGAGCCGATGAGCGTCGACAACCTGCTGCTGGAGGTGGCCCGCATCACCGACGAGGAGCAGTCCCTCCTCGAACTCATCGGCTCTCTGGACATCCCGCTGATGATCCAGCAGCAGGAGCTGGCCGACGACATCGAGTTCTCCCAGGTCGAATGGGACTGCCTGAAGCTGATCAACAACCGCCGCACGGTCAACAATCTGCTCAGCCTGTCCCACCACTCCCGCCTGGAGGTGCTCAAGGCGGTGGCGGTGTTCTTCAACCTGGGCATCGTCAAACGCGGCGAGGCCGGTGAGCGCAAGTCCCGCATCCTCGTCGTCGACGACAGTATCACCTCGCGCCACCTGGTCAGCTACGTCCTCTCCGAGGCCGGCTTCGACATCCTCGAGGCCGCCGACGGCGAAATCGCCATCGAGAAGGCCGTCGCCGAACCTCCCGATCTGGTCGTCCTCGACGTCATGCTGCCGGGGCGCAACGGCTACGAGGTCTGCAGCCAGCTCAAGAAGGACGCCCGTACCACCGACGTGCCCGTGATCCTGCTGACCTCGCTGACCGGTTTCACCGACAAGCTCCGCGGTCGCCTGGTCCGCGCCGACGTCTACCTGGAGAAGCCCTTCAAGGAGGAGGAGCTGACCCGCATCGCCCGCAAGTTGGTCGAACGCAAGCTGCAGCGCACCGGTTGA
- a CDS encoding response regulator, which translates to MAKILVVEDSSVDMELVLEALEPLGHDIIKATDGAAGLEMAKSELPDLIVLDIILPKMNGFQVCRDLRSDPKTEKLKVVMLTSKDQDSDKFWGLRQGADEYLTKPFETEEFQQVVENQLG; encoded by the coding sequence ATGGCAAAGATACTGGTCGTCGAGGATTCGAGTGTCGACATGGAGCTGGTCCTGGAGGCTCTGGAACCCCTCGGCCACGATATTATCAAAGCCACCGACGGCGCCGCCGGTCTGGAGATGGCCAAGAGCGAGCTGCCCGACCTGATCGTCCTGGACATCATCCTGCCCAAGATGAACGGCTTCCAGGTCTGCCGCGACCTGCGCTCCGACCCCAAGACCGAGAAACTCAAGGTCGTCATGCTGACCAGCAAGGACCAGGACTCGGACAAGTTCTGGGGCCTGCGCCAGGGCGCCGACGAGTATCTAACAAAACCCTTCGAGACCGAGGAGTTCCAGCAGGTCGTCGAGAACCAGCTCGGCTAG